In Levilactobacillus brevis, a single genomic region encodes these proteins:
- a CDS encoding beta-lactamase family protein, with product MTYPQTKAALRRLITDGIVPGVSYAFIDQDRVETGEMGQAALVPHSEALRPGMVYDVASLTKVVGTLSVTLQLLAQGRLRLTDSLSDWLPDWQDRRVTVRHLLTHTSGIVGYIPNRNQLAAPDLAAALLKLHVGPTFNRKMVYADVNYIFMGWIVERILGEPIQMAVQKRVLTPLGMSHSTFTPQNPLDCVPTAVTRERGLIRGAVHDPKGYVLQRRCGSAGLFSTARDLATFCQAYLYPEKVAGILPPTWVNRLTVDWTLGRRANRSLGWALTASQWPVSHRVIWHSGFTGTYLVIDQAAKQAMVFLSNRVHPVAPNLPYLDQRNAVIGTYLAEK from the coding sequence ATGACGTATCCACAAACGAAAGCGGCGTTACGGCGCCTAATCACCGATGGCATTGTGCCCGGCGTGAGCTATGCCTTTATCGACCAGGATCGGGTGGAGACCGGCGAGATGGGGCAAGCAGCGTTGGTGCCTCACTCGGAGGCCTTACGACCGGGGATGGTGTATGACGTGGCCTCACTGACCAAGGTCGTGGGAACCCTAAGCGTTACCCTCCAGCTGTTGGCACAGGGGCGGTTGCGCCTGACTGATTCGCTCAGCGATTGGCTTCCTGACTGGCAGGACCGGCGCGTGACGGTTCGTCATTTGCTGACCCATACCTCGGGGATTGTGGGTTATATTCCCAATCGTAATCAGTTGGCTGCCCCGGATTTGGCGGCAGCCTTGCTCAAACTCCACGTGGGGCCGACGTTTAACCGTAAAATGGTCTACGCCGACGTCAATTACATCTTCATGGGGTGGATTGTGGAGCGGATTCTGGGCGAACCCATCCAGATGGCCGTCCAGAAGCGCGTACTGACGCCGTTGGGCATGAGTCACAGCACCTTTACACCGCAGAACCCGCTGGATTGCGTACCCACGGCCGTGACCCGTGAGCGCGGGCTGATTCGCGGCGCGGTGCACGATCCCAAGGGCTACGTGCTCCAACGGCGCTGTGGTTCGGCCGGCCTCTTCAGTACGGCGCGGGACCTCGCCACGTTCTGTCAGGCCTACCTGTATCCCGAAAAGGTGGCGGGGATCTTGCCGCCAACTTGGGTGAACCGCTTGACGGTGGATTGGACGCTTGGTAGGCGAGCCAATCGGTCACTGGGTTGGGCACTGACCGCTTCACAGTGGCCGGTTAGCCACCGAGTCATCTGGCATTCCGGGTTCACGGGCACTTACTTGGTGATTGATCAGGCGGCTAAGCAAGCCATGGTGTTCCTGTCGAATCGGGTCCACCCGGTCGCCCCGAACCTGCCGTATCTGGACCAGCGCAACGCCGTGATTGGTACGTACTTGGCTGAGAAATAA
- a CDS encoding glutamine amidotransferase: MTYELNVAHLYGNLMNTYGDVGNILALNHYAKQMDVHLNVKIVSLEEDFQAADYDLAFFGGGQDFEQTIVSQDIQTKKAELTKFIESGGPLLAICGGFQLLGHYYIGADGEKLPGIGALDHYTLAQDHNRFIGDIVIKNQETGETYHGFENHQGLTYLGKDERPLGNVVSGKGNNGEDGTEGAIYKNVYCSYFHGPILTRNGEIAKHLLVAALKRKFPNDDFSQQEALPIPATF, encoded by the coding sequence ATGACTTACGAATTAAACGTGGCACACCTCTACGGTAACCTGATGAACACGTACGGAGATGTTGGTAACATTCTCGCGCTGAACCACTATGCCAAACAAATGGATGTGCACTTAAACGTTAAGATTGTCAGCCTGGAGGAAGATTTCCAAGCGGCCGATTACGACCTCGCTTTCTTCGGCGGTGGTCAAGACTTTGAACAGACCATTGTTTCTCAGGATATTCAGACTAAGAAGGCCGAACTCACTAAGTTCATCGAATCCGGTGGGCCCCTTCTGGCTATCTGTGGCGGCTTCCAACTCCTCGGTCACTACTATATTGGGGCCGATGGCGAAAAGCTACCTGGGATCGGTGCGCTAGACCACTACACGTTGGCCCAGGACCACAATCGGTTCATCGGCGACATCGTGATCAAGAACCAAGAGACCGGTGAAACCTACCACGGCTTCGAAAACCATCAAGGGTTGACCTATCTAGGCAAGGATGAACGGCCGCTGGGCAACGTGGTCAGCGGCAAGGGCAATAACGGTGAAGACGGGACGGAAGGCGCCATCTACAAGAACGTCTACTGCTCCTACTTCCACGGCCCGATTCTGACCCGTAACGGCGAAATCGCCAAGCATTTGCTGGTCGCCGCTTTGAAGCGCAAGTTTCCGAACGACGATTTCAGTCAACAGGAAGCTCTGCCGATTCCGGCAACGTTCTAA
- a CDS encoding Mur ligase family protein, producing MSLRSGFATFAGKSSYWFLHTFLHGGSSLPGKITLKLDPNILRTLGAKYDVIVITGTNGKTLTTALTVSVLHQKYPAILTNPTGSNMEQGIVTTFLNAKHPKTGRPLAVLEVDEANVIKVTQYIEPKAFVFTNIFRDQMDRYGEIYTTYQKILDGVALAPNATIIANGDSPIFHSKELPNPIEYYGFDDQPDQDLKAKPNTDGVLCPVCEHILHYHSLTYSNQGKYFCPNCGFERPELTYRLTKLGEQTPTSSEFAVDGHDFKIGVGGTYNIYNALAAYAVGRFMGVAPAQIARAFTGNQQVFGRQEVIDVDGKQVTIILVKNPVGLDQVLHMIGTDKQKFSLVGLLNANYADGIDTSWIWDGDFEQLAKRDIPTVITGGERYKDITFRLKVAGIPDDRHIVEPDLEKVVAEIKKVPTERVYVLATYTAMLQMRKILATKGYIKEGLGV from the coding sequence ATGTCATTAAGAAGCGGCTTTGCCACCTTCGCGGGGAAATCCTCTTACTGGTTTCTCCACACGTTTCTTCACGGGGGCAGTTCTCTGCCCGGGAAGATTACGCTGAAGCTGGACCCCAACATTTTACGGACGCTGGGCGCGAAATACGATGTCATCGTCATTACCGGGACCAACGGCAAGACGCTGACCACCGCACTCACGGTCTCCGTTCTCCATCAAAAATACCCGGCAATTCTAACCAATCCCACCGGTTCCAACATGGAACAAGGGATCGTGACGACCTTTCTGAATGCTAAGCATCCTAAGACGGGGCGGCCCTTAGCCGTCCTCGAGGTCGACGAGGCCAACGTGATCAAGGTCACCCAATACATCGAACCCAAGGCCTTCGTCTTCACCAACATCTTCCGGGATCAGATGGACCGCTACGGCGAAATCTATACGACTTACCAGAAGATTCTCGACGGGGTGGCCCTAGCGCCAAACGCCACGATCATCGCCAATGGAGATTCACCCATCTTCCACTCCAAGGAACTGCCGAACCCCATCGAATATTACGGTTTTGATGACCAGCCCGATCAGGACTTGAAGGCTAAACCCAACACGGATGGCGTGCTGTGTCCCGTCTGTGAGCATATTCTCCACTACCATTCCCTGACCTACAGCAACCAAGGCAAGTACTTCTGCCCGAACTGTGGCTTCGAACGGCCAGAACTCACCTACCGTTTAACCAAGTTAGGCGAGCAAACGCCGACCTCCTCCGAATTTGCGGTGGATGGTCACGACTTTAAGATCGGTGTTGGGGGGACCTACAACATCTACAATGCACTGGCCGCGTATGCGGTGGGTCGTTTCATGGGTGTAGCGCCCGCCCAGATTGCGCGTGCCTTTACCGGCAATCAGCAGGTCTTTGGCCGCCAAGAGGTCATCGACGTGGACGGTAAGCAGGTCACGATTATTCTGGTCAAGAATCCCGTGGGACTGGACCAAGTGCTCCATATGATCGGCACCGATAAGCAGAAGTTCTCACTGGTTGGCCTGCTAAATGCCAACTACGCCGACGGAATCGACACCAGTTGGATCTGGGACGGTGACTTCGAGCAGCTGGCCAAACGGGACATTCCGACGGTGATCACCGGGGGCGAGCGCTACAAGGACATCACCTTCCGGCTCAAGGTCGCTGGTATTCCGGACGACCGCCACATCGTGGAACCCGATTTGGAAAAAGTCGTCGCGGAGATCAAGAAGGTCCCTACCGAACGGGTCTACGTGCTGGCCACCTACACCGCGATGCTCCAGATGCGAAAAATCCTAGCCACTAAGGGCTACATCAAGGAGGGATTGGGCGTATGA
- a CDS encoding thymidine kinase: protein MAQLFFRYGAMNSGKTIEILKVAHNYEEQHKRVIIMTSGLDTRDEVGYIASRIGLKREAHPIFEKTNLYDEIKRIDAHANCVLIDEAQFLKKDHVLQLAKVVDDLKIPVMTFGLKNDFKNELFEGSKYLLLYADKIEEMKTICWFCTKKAIMNLRFHDGRPVYEGEQVQIGGNEAYYPVCRRHYFNPPLDQIGK from the coding sequence GTGGCGCAGCTATTTTTTCGGTACGGTGCAATGAATAGTGGGAAGACCATTGAAATCTTGAAGGTCGCCCATAACTATGAGGAACAACACAAGCGGGTCATTATCATGACGAGTGGGCTGGATACCCGCGACGAGGTGGGATACATTGCCAGTCGCATTGGGTTGAAGCGCGAGGCACACCCCATCTTCGAAAAGACCAACCTGTACGACGAAATTAAGCGGATTGACGCGCACGCCAACTGTGTCTTAATTGACGAGGCGCAGTTCTTGAAGAAAGACCACGTGCTCCAGTTGGCCAAGGTTGTGGACGATCTGAAGATTCCCGTGATGACCTTTGGGTTGAAGAATGATTTTAAGAATGAATTGTTCGAAGGATCCAAGTACCTGTTACTCTATGCGGATAAGATTGAGGAAATGAAGACCATCTGCTGGTTCTGCACCAAGAAGGCCATCATGAATCTACGGTTCCACGATGGCCGGCCGGTGTACGAGGGCGAGCAGGTTCAGATCGGCGGTAACGAGGCCTACTATCCCGTTTGCCGGCGCCACTATTTCAATCCCCCATTGGATCAGATTGGGAAATAA
- the prfA gene encoding peptide chain release factor 1: MDEMFDKLQAVADRYDELNELISDPEVIADTQRFMALSKEEGELRETVDKYHQYQDVTQQIKDDDEMLREKLDDDMDAMVKDELKDLNEQKEKLEEDIKVLLLPKDPNDDKNIIMEIHGAAGGDEASLFAADLFSMYSKYAERQGWKTEIVDENATEVGGFKEIVMMITGDKVYSKLKYENGAHRVQRVPVTESAGRVHTSTATVGVMPEEEDVDIDIDPKDIRTDVYRSSGAGGQHINKTSSAVRMTHLPTGIVVAMQDERSQQQNRAKAMQILRARVYDYYKQQEESAYNAERKSAVGTGDRSERIRTYNYPQNRVTDHRIGLTLNKLDRVMNGELDDIIDALILSDQAAKLEDLKNNG, from the coding sequence ATGGACGAAATGTTTGATAAGCTCCAAGCCGTAGCCGATCGCTACGATGAGCTGAATGAATTGATCAGTGACCCAGAAGTCATTGCGGATACGCAACGCTTCATGGCGCTCTCCAAAGAAGAAGGGGAGCTACGCGAAACGGTCGACAAGTACCACCAGTATCAAGACGTGACCCAACAGATTAAGGATGACGACGAGATGCTCCGTGAAAAGCTCGACGATGACATGGATGCCATGGTCAAGGACGAGCTGAAGGATTTAAACGAGCAAAAAGAAAAGCTGGAAGAAGACATCAAGGTCTTACTGTTGCCGAAGGACCCCAACGATGACAAGAACATCATCATGGAAATTCACGGCGCGGCCGGTGGGGATGAAGCCAGCTTATTTGCGGCCGATCTCTTTAGCATGTACTCCAAGTACGCCGAACGCCAAGGCTGGAAGACGGAAATTGTCGACGAGAATGCCACCGAAGTCGGGGGCTTTAAAGAAATCGTCATGATGATTACCGGTGACAAGGTCTACTCCAAGCTGAAGTATGAAAACGGCGCGCACCGGGTTCAACGGGTGCCCGTTACCGAATCAGCCGGTCGGGTGCACACGAGTACCGCAACCGTTGGGGTGATGCCGGAAGAAGAGGACGTGGACATTGATATCGATCCCAAAGACATCCGGACCGACGTTTACCGTTCCTCTGGTGCCGGTGGCCAACACATCAACAAGACCTCTTCTGCCGTGCGGATGACCCACTTGCCAACCGGGATCGTCGTGGCCATGCAAGACGAACGGTCACAACAACAAAACCGGGCCAAGGCCATGCAGATTCTGCGGGCGCGGGTCTACGATTACTACAAGCAACAAGAAGAAAGTGCCTACAATGCCGAACGGAAGTCGGCCGTGGGAACCGGGGATCGTTCCGAACGGATTCGGACCTATAACTACCCTCAAAACCGGGTAACCGATCACCGGATTGGGTTAACGTTGAACAAGCTAGACCGCGTGATGAACGGGGAACTCGACGATATTATCGACGCCCTCATCTTGTCCGATCAGGCCGCTAAGCTTGAAGACTTGAAGAACAATGGCTAA
- the prmC gene encoding peptide chain release factor N(5)-glutamine methyltransferase — MAKSLTYLAALRQGQAQLTAANQDPSAAQYLLTEAHGWTFTQLVLHYRETLPVAEIQAFQHQLDRVAAGEPAQYVLGRANFYGRDFRVTPDTLIPRQETEELVGWILAATTPSPIRVLDVGTGSGAIAVTLKAERPDWTVTASDISAAAIAVARTNAQRLAAPVDWVTGDLFAPVTGQRFDVIVSNPPYIDRAETAVMDASVKRYEPEQALYAAHHGLAFYQRFASELAAYLLPGGQFFAEIGYQQGATVRAIFETALPAATVTIRADINGHDRMVHVQL; from the coding sequence ATGGCTAAGTCATTGACCTATTTGGCAGCGCTGCGGCAGGGTCAGGCCCAGTTGACGGCGGCCAATCAGGACCCCAGTGCGGCGCAATACCTGCTGACGGAAGCCCACGGTTGGACGTTTACCCAATTGGTCTTGCACTATCGCGAGACGTTACCAGTGGCCGAGATCCAGGCCTTTCAGCATCAACTGGACCGGGTGGCCGCGGGTGAACCGGCGCAGTACGTTTTAGGTCGGGCTAATTTCTATGGTCGCGACTTCCGCGTGACGCCTGACACCCTCATTCCCCGTCAGGAAACGGAGGAATTGGTGGGGTGGATCTTGGCGGCAACCACGCCATCGCCGATACGCGTCCTTGACGTGGGAACGGGTAGTGGCGCCATTGCGGTGACGCTAAAGGCCGAACGCCCGGATTGGACGGTCACCGCCAGCGACATTTCGGCGGCCGCTATTGCCGTCGCGCGAACGAATGCTCAGCGGTTAGCCGCGCCCGTTGATTGGGTGACGGGGGATTTATTTGCGCCGGTCACCGGCCAGCGATTCGACGTGATCGTGTCGAATCCGCCCTACATCGATCGGGCGGAGACGGCGGTCATGGACGCGTCTGTCAAGCGTTATGAGCCGGAACAGGCCTTGTACGCGGCGCACCACGGTCTGGCCTTCTACCAGCGATTTGCCAGTGAATTGGCGGCCTACCTGTTGCCAGGCGGCCAATTTTTTGCCGAAATTGGTTACCAACAGGGCGCTACGGTCAGGGCAATCTTCGAGACGGCCTTACCGGCAGCCACGGTGACGATTCGCGCGGACATTAACGGTCACGATCGCATGGTCCACGTACAACTCTAG
- a CDS encoding threonylcarbamoyl-AMP synthase, giving the protein METKIFQPNQINEAAAAIQAGQLVAFPTETVYGLGADATNEAAVKQVYLAKGRPSDNPLIVHVTGEDTVKQYAQPLSPKAEALIKAFWPGPLTLIFKLQPGKLSKAVTGGLETAAFRNPANQVTLDLIKAAGVPLVGPSANTSGKPSPTLAKHVYHDLNGKIAGILDDGPTKVGVESTVLDMSTPVPTILRPGGVTEEQLAAVIGTVQSNHHKVGKGEIPKAPGMKYKHYAPDAQVTIVDDEADWPAALAWAAQQAGTIGVMALDRTLANETLPANTEAFSLGADMASASHRLFAGLRHYDLESPVTGILAQGFAPEGLGAAYMNRLNKSAGQQHFTK; this is encoded by the coding sequence ATGGAAACAAAAATTTTTCAACCAAATCAAATTAACGAGGCGGCAGCGGCCATTCAAGCCGGTCAACTCGTGGCATTCCCCACGGAGACCGTCTATGGCTTGGGCGCGGATGCTACCAATGAGGCGGCGGTCAAACAGGTTTACTTGGCCAAAGGCCGTCCCAGCGACAACCCACTGATTGTTCACGTGACGGGCGAGGACACGGTTAAGCAGTACGCTCAGCCGTTGTCGCCTAAGGCCGAAGCGTTGATTAAAGCGTTCTGGCCGGGCCCGTTGACTCTCATTTTTAAGTTACAACCCGGTAAGCTATCCAAGGCGGTTACTGGCGGCTTGGAGACGGCGGCCTTTCGCAACCCCGCTAACCAAGTCACACTGGATCTGATCAAAGCAGCCGGCGTACCACTGGTAGGACCATCCGCGAACACGTCCGGTAAGCCCAGTCCAACGCTGGCCAAGCACGTCTACCACGATCTCAACGGCAAGATTGCCGGGATTCTAGACGATGGGCCCACTAAGGTGGGGGTGGAGTCGACGGTGCTTGATATGTCGACGCCGGTCCCGACCATCTTACGGCCGGGCGGTGTGACCGAGGAACAGCTGGCGGCCGTGATTGGCACGGTGCAATCCAACCATCACAAGGTGGGTAAGGGCGAGATTCCTAAGGCCCCCGGGATGAAGTACAAGCACTACGCCCCCGACGCGCAGGTCACGATTGTGGACGATGAAGCCGACTGGCCCGCAGCGCTTGCTTGGGCAGCTCAGCAGGCTGGAACCATCGGCGTCATGGCCTTGGACCGAACGTTGGCTAACGAGACGTTACCGGCCAACACCGAGGCCTTTTCGTTGGGCGCCGATATGGCCAGTGCCAGTCACCGCTTATTTGCGGGACTCCGACACTACGATCTGGAATCACCGGTTACTGGGATTTTGGCCCAAGGCTTTGCGCCCGAAGGCTTAGGTGCGGCCTACATGAACCGGTTGAACAAGTCGGCCGGGCAACAACATTTTACGAAATAA
- a CDS encoding serine hydroxymethyltransferase produces the protein MVTTIVQEGSPVNFKEQDPALWDAIAHEEQRQEDTIELIASENIVSHAVRTAQGSVLTNKYAEGYPGKRYYGGTQYIDVVEQLAIDRAKKLFNAEYANVQPHSGSQANQAVYAAFLKPGDTILGMGLDAGGHLTHGAKVNFSGKLYEAYSYGLNPNTELLDYDMIRDLALKVKPQMIVAGASAYSRTIDWQAFRAIADEVGAYLMVDMAHIAGLVAAGLHPSPVGIADVVTTTTHKTLRGPRGGLILSQAENAKRINSAVFPGTQGGPLEHVIAGKAAAFFEDLQPAFTDYARQIITNAAAMADEFKQLPTVRVVSGGTDNHLMTLDLSATDLNGKQAQELLDSVMITTNKEAIPNETLSPFKTSGIRLGTPAITTRGFTADECREVADLIVKTVLNPNDDAVLASVKYRVHALTQAHPLTALP, from the coding sequence ATGGTGACAACTATAGTTCAGGAGGGATCGCCAGTGAATTTTAAAGAACAAGATCCAGCGTTATGGGACGCTATTGCTCACGAGGAGCAGCGGCAAGAGGATACCATTGAACTCATTGCCTCGGAAAACATCGTGAGTCACGCGGTACGCACCGCCCAGGGCTCTGTGTTGACGAACAAGTATGCCGAGGGCTATCCAGGCAAACGGTATTACGGGGGCACCCAGTACATCGACGTGGTGGAGCAACTCGCCATTGACCGTGCTAAGAAGCTGTTTAACGCCGAGTATGCCAATGTCCAGCCTCACTCCGGGTCACAAGCTAATCAGGCCGTCTATGCGGCATTTTTGAAGCCTGGGGACACTATCTTGGGGATGGGTCTGGACGCCGGGGGACATTTAACCCACGGCGCCAAGGTCAACTTCTCTGGTAAGTTGTATGAGGCCTACAGCTACGGCTTGAATCCCAATACGGAACTCCTGGACTACGACATGATTCGTGACTTGGCGTTAAAAGTGAAGCCGCAGATGATCGTGGCCGGGGCCTCCGCTTACTCGCGGACGATTGATTGGCAGGCCTTCCGGGCGATTGCCGATGAGGTTGGCGCCTATCTGATGGTCGACATGGCCCACATCGCCGGACTCGTCGCGGCGGGACTACATCCGAGCCCCGTAGGCATTGCCGACGTGGTCACGACCACGACGCACAAGACGTTGCGAGGGCCGCGGGGCGGGTTGATCCTATCCCAAGCTGAAAATGCCAAGCGGATCAATTCGGCCGTCTTCCCTGGGACGCAGGGGGGACCACTGGAGCACGTGATTGCAGGGAAAGCGGCGGCCTTTTTCGAAGATCTTCAACCGGCCTTCACCGATTATGCTCGGCAGATCATCACGAACGCGGCGGCGATGGCCGATGAATTCAAGCAATTGCCAACGGTGCGGGTAGTTTCGGGCGGCACGGACAATCACCTGATGACCCTGGACCTATCGGCGACCGACCTAAACGGTAAGCAGGCACAAGAATTGCTGGATAGTGTGATGATTACCACCAACAAGGAAGCCATCCCTAACGAGACCCTCAGTCCATTCAAGACATCGGGGATTCGGTTGGGCACGCCGGCCATCACGACGCGAGGCTTTACGGCTGATGAGTGTCGCGAAGTAGCTGATTTAATCGTCAAGACGGTCCTAAATCCCAACGATGACGCTGTTTTGGCATCGGTCAAATACCGGGTGCACGCCTTGACGCAGGCACATCCTTTAACGGCTTTGCCATAA
- the upp gene encoding uracil phosphoribosyltransferase, giving the protein MGKFQVLDHPLIQHKLTIIRNKNCGTRSFREVVNEISTLMAYEVSRDMPLQDKVIETPVAKMTAKELAGKKVAIVPILRAGIGMVDGILELIPAAKVGHIGMYRDEETLQPHEYFVKMPSDIDQRQIFIVDPMLATGGSAIMAIDALVKRGASEKNMKFVCLVSAPEGVKALREAHPDVDIYAAALDDHLNEDGYIVPGLGDAGDRLFGTK; this is encoded by the coding sequence ATGGGGAAGTTTCAAGTACTCGACCACCCGTTGATTCAACACAAGTTAACTATTATTCGGAATAAGAACTGCGGTACCCGCAGTTTCCGCGAGGTAGTCAACGAAATCTCGACTCTGATGGCATACGAAGTGTCACGCGATATGCCATTGCAGGACAAGGTTATTGAGACGCCAGTGGCCAAGATGACCGCCAAAGAACTGGCCGGTAAGAAAGTGGCGATTGTGCCCATCTTACGGGCTGGTATCGGTATGGTCGATGGGATCTTAGAGTTGATCCCCGCTGCAAAGGTCGGTCACATTGGGATGTACCGTGACGAAGAGACCCTGCAGCCCCATGAATACTTTGTTAAGATGCCTTCCGATATCGATCAACGCCAGATCTTCATCGTTGATCCGATGTTGGCGACTGGTGGCTCTGCCATCATGGCGATTGATGCCTTAGTCAAGCGGGGTGCGAGCGAAAAGAACATGAAGTTCGTGTGCCTGGTATCTGCACCGGAAGGGGTCAAAGCCTTACGGGAAGCTCATCCGGATGTCGATATTTACGCGGCAGCTTTGGATGATCACTTGAACGAAGATGGCTACATCGTACCTGGTTTGGGCGATGCTGGTGATCGTTTGTTTGGGACGAAGTAA
- the atpB gene encoding F0F1 ATP synthase subunit A, with protein MNDGPVSTFQFLGLTFSTANIVSASVVFVLVVALVFFTSRHLAMKPTKGQNFLEWLIDFTNGILKGSIPTKEIGGFGLYGFTLFIFLFLSNELGLFLNIAMPNGATIVRSPTSDPITTLTFSLMTLMLAQFAGINKLGYKTHFENYLKPFKVWIIISIFEEFTNFLTLGLRIFGVIFSGEMLLGIIWKLAASHGIATMIVAVPLEMAWQGFSAFLGAIQAFVFVTLSSVYISQKLEVEE; from the coding sequence GTGAATGATGGTCCAGTTTCGACCTTCCAATTTCTGGGATTGACGTTTAGCACGGCAAACATTGTATCTGCATCTGTTGTGTTTGTCCTTGTTGTTGCCCTGGTATTCTTCACTTCCAGACATTTGGCCATGAAGCCAACCAAGGGGCAAAACTTCTTGGAATGGCTGATTGATTTTACCAACGGAATTTTGAAGGGGTCCATTCCAACCAAGGAAATTGGTGGGTTTGGATTGTACGGTTTCACTTTATTTATCTTCCTGTTCCTGTCGAACGAATTGGGATTATTTCTCAATATCGCGATGCCGAACGGTGCCACCATCGTCCGGAGTCCTACGTCCGATCCAATCACGACGTTGACTTTTTCATTGATGACGTTGATGCTTGCGCAGTTTGCAGGGATAAATAAATTGGGTTACAAGACCCATTTTGAGAACTACTTGAAGCCTTTCAAGGTCTGGATAATTATCAGTATCTTTGAAGAGTTCACAAACTTCTTAACGTTGGGTCTACGTATCTTCGGGGTTATCTTCTCTGGTGAAATGCTACTGGGGATAATCTGGAAGCTCGCAGCGTCACATGGCATCGCAACGATGATAGTCGCTGTACCACTCGAAATGGCTTGGCAAGGATTCTCTGCATTCTTGGGAGCAATTCAGGCCTTCGTCTTCGTTACGTTGTCATCAGTTTACATTTCTCAAAAGCTTGAAGTTGAGGAATAA
- the atpE gene encoding F0F1 ATP synthase subunit C, giving the protein MGAIAAGIAMAGAAIGGGVGDGLIIAKMLEGMARQPELSGQLRTNMFIGVGLVEAMPIIAFVVALMVMNK; this is encoded by the coding sequence ATGGGAGCTATTGCAGCTGGTATCGCTATGGCCGGAGCCGCTATTGGTGGTGGTGTAGGTGACGGTCTTATTATCGCCAAAATGCTAGAAGGTATGGCCCGTCAACCTGAACTTTCAGGTCAATTACGGACGAACATGTTTATCGGTGTTGGGCTTGTTGAAGCTATGCCTATCATTGCCTTCGTTGTTGCTTTGATGGTTATGAACAAGTAG
- the atpF gene encoding F0F1 ATP synthase subunit B yields MLSHLVVGAGLYFGDSIFYVTCFLLLLWIVKVLAWKPVTKMMQDRADKISNDIDSAESSRNEAADLVQKRQTALANSRSEAQTIVNDAKTNGQQQREQIVTQAQTDAQTLKQNAQKDIEQERQDALVNARNDVADLSIEIASKIIQRELKADDQKALIDSYIEGLGKQHES; encoded by the coding sequence ATGCTCTCACATTTAGTGGTTGGCGCAGGGCTTTACTTCGGTGATTCAATTTTCTATGTTACCTGTTTCTTACTGTTACTGTGGATCGTTAAGGTGCTGGCTTGGAAGCCAGTAACTAAGATGATGCAGGACCGGGCCGACAAGATCAGCAATGATATCGACTCCGCTGAAAGCTCACGGAATGAAGCGGCTGACTTAGTTCAGAAGCGGCAAACCGCGTTAGCTAATTCACGATCCGAAGCACAAACGATTGTTAACGATGCGAAGACTAACGGTCAACAACAACGTGAACAAATCGTGACTCAAGCTCAAACAGATGCACAGACGTTGAAGCAAAATGCCCAAAAGGACATTGAGCAAGAACGCCAAGATGCCCTGGTCAATGCCCGCAATGACGTGGCGGACCTATCTATTGAGATTGCTTCCAAGATCATTCAACGAGAATTGAAAGCTGACGATCAAAAGGCATTAATTGATTCTTATATCGAAGGGTTGGGGAAGCAACATGAGTCTTAA
- a CDS encoding F0F1 ATP synthase subunit delta — MSLNRATVAKRYAKALFELLSEKDQLESGFTELKELRSIFQDNPQLSTLLSDASLQVAEREALVQPLLKDASPYIKNFVQMVYDYGRMDNVVDIVDQFQAMYDEANHTVYAEVTTAVPLTDDQKTQIETSYAKRVGADKVILSSHVDPSVIGGVIVKAADTVLDGSLRTKINRLRQQLLA; from the coding sequence ATGAGTCTTAATAGGGCAACTGTAGCGAAACGCTACGCAAAAGCATTATTTGAACTGTTGTCCGAAAAAGACCAACTGGAGTCAGGCTTCACAGAGCTCAAAGAACTTCGAAGTATCTTCCAGGACAACCCGCAATTGAGCACTTTGCTCTCAGACGCTAGCCTGCAGGTTGCTGAACGTGAAGCTTTAGTGCAACCGTTACTGAAAGACGCATCGCCATATATCAAGAACTTTGTTCAAATGGTATATGACTATGGCCGGATGGACAACGTGGTTGATATCGTTGACCAATTCCAAGCCATGTATGATGAGGCTAACCATACGGTTTACGCTGAAGTAACCACGGCAGTGCCTTTGACTGACGACCAGAAGACGCAGATCGAGACGTCTTACGCCAAGCGCGTAGGGGCCGACAAGGTTATTTTGTCGAGTCATGTCGATCCTTCTGTGATTGGTGGGGTCATCGTTAAAGCCGCTGACACGGTTCTTGATGGTAGCTTAAGAACAAAAATCAATCGTTTACGGCAGCAACTGCTAGCATAA